In a genomic window of Helianthus annuus cultivar XRQ/B chromosome 10, HanXRQr2.0-SUNRISE, whole genome shotgun sequence:
- the LOC110886495 gene encoding protein NODULATION SIGNALING PATHWAY 1 produces MIKQGSLFLSSSFPLNTTPVPETMMFQEPDLDPDLNSGQLLEWLEDSMPDLPLILDDLYCSADIMDDPWWGLDPFDANIISTSSNSLDNLTSVVCSATTSPVVITDQPRQLSVVADLSKKRKTPDDHMPQTGKKSSVNKKGTGKPAKGDGNNKDGRWAEQLLNPCAAAITAGNVTRVQHLLFVLEELASPTGDANYRLAAHGMQALLRHLSTTSSPAKAVAPAITFATSKPSLFKRALINFNDINPWFTVPNNIANNAILQVLSEQDYGSCRTLHVLDIGVSHGFQWPTLLEALSRRPGGPPPLVRLTIVQPTHDDHQIPFANCPPDYDFTSNILRFAKDVNVNLQINKLDNCPLENLNAQVINSSLDETLIICGQFRLHNLNHTKPDNRAAFLKLMRNMEPKAVILSDNNMDCSYSNFDSTFSQSLDYLWSFLDSTSVAFKGREMEERTLVEGEAAKALINPCEMNEKKEKWAERMTGVGFVEHAFADSVVDQARALLKKYDSHWEMRVEDKHGSIGLWWKGQPVSFCSLWKLA; encoded by the coding sequence AACACAACACCGGTGCCCGAAACGATGATGTTTCAGGAACCGGACCTGGACCCGGATCTCAACTCGGGTCAACTCTTGGAGTGGTTAGAAGATTCAATGCCAGACCTGCCATTGATCCTTGACGATCTATATTGCTCCGCGGATATCATGGATGATCCGTGGTGGGGTCTGGACCCGTTCGATGCTAATATTATTTCAACTTCTTCTAACTCTCTAGATAACTTAACCAGCGTTGTGTGCAGTGCAACTACTTCACCGGTTGTTATAACAGATCAGCCACGACAACTGTCGGTCGTGGCTGATCTGTCAAAGAAGCGAAAGACACCCGATGATCATATGCCACAGACTGGTAAAAAGTCGAGTGTAAACAAGAAGGGGACCGGGAAACCAGCAAAGGGTGATGGTAATAACAAAGACGGACGGTGGGCAGAGCAGTTGCTGAACCCGTGTGCTGCAGCGATCACTGCTGGCAACGTGACACGTGTCCAACACCTTCTATTTGTTCTCGAAGAACTGGCGTCCCCAACTGGAGACGCCAACTACCGACTAGCGGCTCATGGGATGCAAGCGCTCCTACGCCATCTTTCCACCACTAGCAGTCCTGCAAAGGCGGTGGCCCCCGCCATCACTTTCGCCACGTCAAAGCCTAGTTTGTTCAAACGAGCGTTAATCAACTTTAACGACATTAATCCATGGTTCACAGTGCCGAACAACATCGCGAACAACGCCATCCTCCAGGTGTTGTCGGAACAGGATTATGGTTCGTGCCGGACTCTGCACGTATTAGATATTGGAGTGTCCCATGGGTTCCAGTGGCCCACGCTTCTAGAAGCGTTGAGTCGTCGACCAGGCGGTCCACCACCGTTGGTTCGGCTTACCATAGTCCAGCCGACACATGATGACCATCAGATTCCCTTTGCAAACTGTCCACCTGATTACGACTTCACCTCAAACATTCTCCGTTTCGCTAAAGATGTCAATGTTAATTTACAAATCAACAAACTCGACAACTGCCCTTTGGAAAATCTAAACGCGCAAGTCATCAATTCATCTCTAGATGAAACCTTAATCATTTGTGGTCAGTTTAGACTCCACAACCTCAATCACACAAAACCAGACAACAGAGCCGCGTTCTTGAAACTGATGCGAAACATGGAGCCGAAAGCAGTCATTTTGAGTGATAACAACATGGACTGCAGCTACAGCAACTTCGATTCAACATTTTCTCAAAGTTTAGACTACTTGTGGAGCTTTTTGGACTCCACAAGCGTGGCGTTTAAAGGGAGAGAAATGGAAGAAAGAACGCTCGTAGAAGGGGAAGCTGCAAAGGCGCTGATCAACCCGTGTGAAATGAACGAGAAGAAAGAAAAATGGGCGGAGAGAATGACGGGTGTTGGGTTTGTGGAGCACGCGTTTGCAGACAGTGTTGTGGATCAAGCTCGCGCGCTGTTGAAGAAGTATGATAGTCACTGGGAAATGAGAGTTGAAGATAAACATGGGTCTATAGGATTATGGTGGAAAGGGCAACCTGTTTCGTTTTGTTCTCTATGGAAATTAGCATAA
- the LOC110886492 gene encoding trimethyltridecatetraene synthase yields the protein MDSLSYPYYAVAWLATVVLLLLSRRLRRRRNLNPPPGPKPWPIIGNLNLIGTLPHRSIHDLSQKYGEIMQLKFGSFNVVVGSSVEMAKVFLKTQDLNFACRPKTAAGKYTTYNYSDITWSPYGAYWRQARKMCVMELFSAKRLESYEYIRVEETYSLIKTIFKSSRQEILLKDLLSTVSLNVISRMVLGKRYLDESENSVVSPDEFKKMLDELFLLNGVFNIGDSIPWIDFMDLQGYVKRMKAVSKKFDRFLEHVLDEHNSRRKAEGEKFVATDMVDLLLQLADDPNLDVKLERHGVKAFTQDLLAGGTESSAVTVEWAISEIFKKPEIFKKATEELDRVIGKNRWVQEKDMPNLPYIEAIAKETMRLHPVAPMLVPRRAREDCKVAGYDITEGTRVLVSVWTIGRDPKLWDNPEEFCPERFTGKEIDVKGHDFELLPFGAGRRMCPGYSLGYKVIEATLANLLHGFNWKLPGTMTNDDLNMEEIFGLSTPKKFPLVTVAEPRLPLEMYHL from the exons ATGGATTCACTTTCTTACCCTTACTACGCCGTAGCATGGCTAGCCACGGTGGTCCTCCTCCTCCTATCGCGTCGTCTCCGTCGTCGCCGCAACCTCAACCCACCACCGGGCCCTAAACCATGGCCAATAATTGGAAACCTTAACCTCATAGGCACCCTCCCCCACCGTTCCATCCATGATCTCTCCCAAAAATATGGAGAGATCATGCAACTTAAATTCGGCTCGTTTAACGTCGTAGTTGGATCCTCGGTCGAAATGGCCAAGGTGTTTTTAAAGACACAGGATCTTAACTTTGCTTGTCGTCCAAAAACCGCAGCGGGTAAATACACAACTTATAATTACTCTGATATTACATGGTCCCCATACGGGGCGTATTGGAGACAAGCGCGTAAAATGTGTGTTATGGAGTTGTTTAGCGCGAAGCGACTCGAATCGTAcgagtatattcgagtggaggAGACATATTCATTAATAAAAACTATATTTAAATCTTCTAGACAAGAGATTCTGTTGAAGGATCTTTTGTCAACCGTGAGTTTGAATGTTATTAGTAGGATGGTGTTGGGGAAGAGGTATTTGGACGAGTCGGAGAACTCGGTTGTGAGTCCGGACGAGTTTAAGAAGATGTTGGATGAGTTGTTTTTGTTGAATGGTGTGTTTAATATTGGCGATTCGATACCGTGGATTGATTTCATGGATCTACAAGGGTATGTGAAGCGGATGAAGGCGGTTAGCAAGAAGTTTGATCGGTTTTTGGAGCATGTTTTGGATGAGCATAACTCGCGGCGAAAAGCAGAGGGGGAGAAGTTTGTCGCGACGGATATGGTTGATTTGTTGTTGCAGCTTGCTGATGATCCGAATCTTGATGTCAAGCTTGAAAGACATGGCGTTAAAGCTTTtacacag GACTTGCTTGCCGGTGGAACCGAGAGCTCGGCTGTTACTGTCGAATGGGCGATTTCCGAAATCTTTAAAAAACCCGAGATATTCAAAAAGGCAACCGAAGAGCTCGATCGAGTCATAGGCAAGAACAGATGGGTTCAAGAAAAGGACATGCCTAACCTACCTTACATCGAGGCGATTGCTAAGGAGACAATGAGGTTGCACCCCGTGGCACCAATGTTGGTCCCAAGAAGAGCTCGTGAGGATTGTAAAGTAGCCGGTTATGACATTACCGAAGGAACCCGAGTGTTGGTTAGCGTTTGGACCATCGGGAGAGATCCTAAACTGTGGGATAACCCCGAAGAGTTTTGTCCTGAAAGATTCACTGGAAAGGAAATTGATGTCAAGGGTCATGACTTTGAGTTGTTACCATTTGGTGCGGGCCGAAGGATGTGCCCCGGGTATAGCTTAGGATATAAGGTTATCGAAGCGACATTGGCTAACTTACTTCACGGGTTTAACTGGAAATTGCCGGGTACAATGACCAACGACGACTTGAACATGGAGGAGATTTTCGGGCTATCGACACCAAAGAAATTTCCACTTGTCACAGTGGCTGAACCAAGGCTTCCACTTGAAATGTACCATCTTTAG